Proteins from a genomic interval of Candidatus Sysuiplasma jiujiangense:
- the fni gene encoding type 2 isopentenyl-diphosphate Delta-isomerase, with protein MQRNCDIVPESSSNGVTEKRKGEHIDIVMNEKVRANFNYWDDITLVHNSLPEMDFDSISLETRFMGARIAAPIIISGMTGGFDRALKINRNLAEAASELRIPMGVGSQRAAIENSDLERTYSVVSDYDIPLVIANIGAPQLVRQSGKRAYGLEDARKAMKMIDADLLAIHLNYLQEVVQPEGDRAAKGVLRAIREIAGEVPVMAKETGGGISRKVALKLKGAGVAAIDVGGLGGTSWSAVEYHRARRKGNALGEKLGSVFWNWGIPTPVSVIQSSVGLPVVATGGIRNGLDAAKAICIGASCAGLAGALIGPATEGRRAVMNTLSGILEELKVAMFLTGARDVKRMAGKGCLLSGRTWEWISSTAQ; from the coding sequence ATGCAACGGAATTGTGATATTGTGCCAGAAAGTTCTTCGAATGGAGTTACCGAGAAGAGAAAAGGGGAGCATATCGATATTGTGATGAACGAAAAAGTCCGCGCGAACTTCAATTACTGGGATGATATAACCCTCGTGCACAATTCGCTCCCTGAGATGGACTTCGATTCCATATCGCTGGAAACAAGATTCATGGGTGCAAGGATCGCGGCACCCATAATAATCTCGGGCATGACTGGCGGGTTTGACAGGGCGCTTAAGATCAACAGAAATCTTGCCGAGGCCGCTTCGGAGCTGCGCATACCGATGGGTGTGGGCAGCCAGAGAGCAGCAATAGAGAACAGCGACCTGGAGAGAACATACAGCGTTGTGTCGGACTATGACATACCTCTGGTCATTGCAAACATCGGTGCTCCGCAGCTCGTGCGACAGTCAGGGAAGAGGGCATACGGCCTCGAGGACGCCAGGAAGGCCATGAAAATGATAGATGCAGATCTGCTTGCAATTCACCTGAATTACCTGCAGGAGGTTGTCCAGCCGGAGGGGGACAGGGCAGCTAAGGGTGTCCTCAGGGCGATACGGGAGATAGCCGGCGAGGTGCCGGTGATGGCGAAGGAGACTGGCGGCGGAATAAGCCGTAAGGTTGCATTGAAACTCAAAGGGGCCGGTGTTGCCGCAATCGATGTCGGCGGTCTCGGAGGAACAAGCTGGTCTGCAGTCGAATATCACAGAGCCAGACGCAAGGGAAACGCGCTTGGAGAGAAACTGGGCAGTGTGTTCTGGAATTGGGGGATACCGACCCCAGTTTCCGTCATCCAGTCCAGCGTGGGACTGCCGGTAGTGGCAACTGGTGGTATCAGGAATGGGCTTGACGCAGCAAAAGCTATTTGCATCGGGGCGTCTTGTGCTGGACTGGCGGGAGCGCTGATAGGGCCTGCGACCGAAGGGAGGAGGGCAGTAATGAATACACTTTCGGGCATATTGGAAGAGCTGAAAGTCGCGATGTTCCTGACCGGTGCCAGAGATGTGAAGAGGATGGCAGGAAAGGGCTGCCTGCTAAGCGGCAGAACATGGGAGTGGATTTCGTCCACGGCCCAATGA